One part of the Buchnera aphidicola (Ceratovacuna keduensis) genome encodes these proteins:
- the ndhC gene encoding NADH-quinone oxidoreductase subunit A, with product MKDYSILIYFISSIIFCLIILLISNFLGTKRESKNKNLPFESGIYSYGNYNSSFFVQFYLIVLFFVIFDTESLYLYTWSISVRETSWLGFFESLFFVFTLSISFFYIIRLNIFDFNKKS from the coding sequence ATGAAAGATTATTCTATTTTAATTTATTTTATATCTTCAATAATATTTTGTTTAATAATATTATTGATAAGCAATTTTTTAGGTACTAAGCGTGAATCAAAAAATAAAAATTTACCGTTTGAATCAGGAATATATTCTTATGGTAATTATAATTCTAGTTTTTTTGTGCAATTTTATTTAATAGTTTTATTTTTTGTAATTTTTGATACTGAATCTTTATATTTATATACTTGGTCTATTAGTGTTAGAGAAACTTCTTGGCTTGGATTTTTTGAATCCTTGTTTTTTGTATTTACTTTGTCTATAAGTTTTTTTTATATAATTAGACTTAATATTTTTGATTTCAACAAAAAAAGTTAA
- the dnaJ gene encoding molecular chaperone DnaJ, giving the protein MSKKDYYKILGISKSATDLEIKKAYKRLAIKYHPDRNQGNKNFEEKFKEIKEAYEILSNQEKRSAYDKYGHKAFDQSNYNSYNGNFSSTNDFGDIFGEVFGDIFGDEKKDHFEKGSDLQYNLNINLEDVVNGIEKNIKIPTFKKCNFCKGTGNRKNLYNNKCNTCNGNGQIHVRKGFFTIQQTCYTCNGNGKHIKDPCYKCNGEGRLNTIRTLSIKIPPGIDTGDKIRLNKEGEAGKNNAPNGDLYIKIKIKKHPIFKRKKSNLYCKIPINFSIAAIGGIVEVPTLNGKVKLKIPKETQYGELFRIREKGVKTINSMYLGDLICKIIVETPVNLNEKQKKIIYKLGKSLNTSNGNKNSPKYERFFYRVKKFFENLRKYKI; this is encoded by the coding sequence GTGTCTAAAAAAGATTATTATAAAATTTTAGGAATATCAAAATCAGCTACAGATTTAGAAATAAAAAAAGCATATAAAAGATTAGCAATAAAATATCATCCTGATAGAAATCAAGGAAACAAAAATTTTGAAGAAAAATTTAAAGAAATAAAAGAAGCTTATGAAATATTATCAAATCAAGAAAAAAGATCTGCATATGACAAATATGGACATAAAGCTTTTGATCAATCAAATTATAATAGTTATAATGGAAATTTTTCTAGTACAAATGATTTTGGAGACATATTTGGAGAAGTTTTTGGAGATATATTTGGAGATGAAAAAAAAGATCATTTTGAAAAAGGATCAGATTTACAATATAATTTGAATATAAATTTAGAAGATGTAGTAAACGGAATAGAAAAAAATATAAAAATACCTACATTTAAAAAATGTAATTTTTGTAAAGGAACAGGAAACAGAAAAAATTTATATAATAACAAATGTAATACATGCAATGGAAATGGACAAATACATGTAAGAAAAGGATTTTTTACTATTCAACAGACTTGTTATACTTGTAATGGTAATGGAAAACATATAAAAGATCCATGTTATAAATGTAATGGAGAAGGAAGATTAAATACTATTAGAACATTATCTATAAAAATTCCACCAGGAATAGATACTGGAGATAAAATTAGACTTAATAAAGAAGGAGAAGCAGGAAAAAATAATGCACCTAATGGTGATTTATACATAAAGATAAAAATAAAAAAACATCCAATTTTTAAAAGAAAAAAATCAAATTTATATTGTAAAATACCTATAAACTTTTCTATAGCAGCTATTGGTGGAATAGTAGAAGTTCCTACTTTAAATGGAAAAGTAAAATTAAAAATTCCTAAAGAAACTCAATATGGAGAATTATTTAGAATAAGAGAAAAAGGAGTAAAAACAATAAATAGCATGTATTTAGGAGATTTAATATGCAAAATAATTGTTGAAACACCAGTAAATTTAAATGAAAAACAAAAAAAAATAATTTATAAATTAGGAAAAAGTTTAAATACATCAAATGGTAATAAAAATAGTCCTAAATATGAAAGGTTTTTTTATAGAGTAAAAAAATTTTTTGAAAATTTGAGAAAATATAAAATATAA
- the rpsT gene encoding 30S ribosomal protein S20, giving the protein MANIKSSKKDKIRSISRKFRNNSKKSRIKTFFKKVKENAKIKNLKKCLYYFKIFQSIVDKYSVKKIIHKNKAARHKHNLVKIIKKISNIKN; this is encoded by the coding sequence ATGGCAAATATAAAATCTTCTAAAAAAGATAAAATAAGATCTATAAGTAGAAAATTTAGAAATAATAGTAAAAAATCTAGAATAAAAACTTTTTTTAAAAAAGTAAAAGAAAATGCAAAAATTAAAAATTTAAAAAAATGTTTATATTATTTTAAAATTTTTCAATCTATTGTAGACAAATATTCTGTGAAAAAAATAATACATAAAAATAAAGCAGCTAGACATAAACATAATTTAGTTAAAATTATAAAGAAAATTTCTAATATTAAAAATTAA
- the dnaK gene encoding molecular chaperone DnaK, with the protein MSKIIGIDLGTTNSCVAITDGNKTKVLENSEGDRTTPSIIAYTQEEEVLVGQPAKRQAITNPKNTLFAIKRLIGRKFTDKEVQKDIKIMPYEIINSKNGDAWIKIKNKKIAPPQISAEILKKMKKTAEEYVGEKINEAVITVPAYFNDAQRQATKDAGKIAGLEVKRIINEPTAAALAYGLDKNKGNRTIAVYDLGGGTFDISIIEIDEVDKEKTFEVLSTNGDTHLGGEDFDSRVINYLVEEFKKEQGIDLRKDSLAMQRLKESAEKSKIELSTINQTDINLPYITADASGPKHLNIKLTRSKLESLVEDLVKRSIKPLELALKDAKLSKSNINDIILVGGQTRMPMVQKEVAKFFGKDPRKDINPDEAVAVGAAVQGGVLSGDVKDVLLLDVTPLSLGIETMGGIMTTLINKNTTVPTKHSQIFSTAEDNQSAVTIHVLQGERKRALNNKSLGQFNLDGIQPAPRGMPQIEVTFDIDADGILHVSAKDKNTNKEQKITIKASSGLNEEEIKKMINDAEKNSENDRKFEELMRIRNHGDQISHSTKKQLLENSEKITKENKEKIEKSLQRLDLSLKGENKKEIEENIKLVMNVSSQIMQFNENNNKDIKNNEKNSEKKEKNVVDAEFEEVKNSKK; encoded by the coding sequence ATGAGTAAAATTATAGGAATAGATTTAGGAACTACAAATTCTTGTGTAGCAATAACAGATGGTAATAAAACTAAAGTACTAGAAAATTCTGAAGGTGATAGAACAACTCCATCAATAATTGCATATACTCAAGAAGAAGAAGTATTAGTAGGGCAACCAGCAAAAAGACAAGCTATAACTAATCCAAAAAATACTTTATTTGCTATAAAAAGATTAATAGGTAGAAAATTTACAGATAAAGAAGTTCAAAAAGACATAAAAATTATGCCTTATGAAATAATAAATTCTAAAAATGGAGATGCATGGATAAAAATAAAAAATAAAAAAATAGCTCCACCTCAAATATCAGCTGAAATATTAAAAAAAATGAAAAAAACTGCTGAAGAATACGTTGGAGAAAAAATTAATGAAGCAGTAATTACTGTACCTGCATATTTTAATGATGCTCAAAGACAAGCAACAAAAGATGCTGGGAAAATAGCAGGATTAGAAGTAAAAAGAATAATAAATGAACCTACTGCTGCTGCTTTAGCATATGGTTTAGATAAAAATAAGGGAAATAGAACTATAGCAGTATATGATTTAGGTGGTGGTACATTTGATATTTCTATAATAGAAATAGATGAAGTAGATAAAGAAAAAACATTTGAAGTATTATCTACAAATGGTGACACACATTTAGGAGGTGAAGATTTTGATAGTAGAGTTATAAACTATTTAGTAGAAGAATTTAAAAAAGAACAAGGAATAGATCTAAGAAAAGATTCTTTAGCTATGCAAAGATTAAAAGAATCTGCAGAAAAATCTAAAATAGAACTTTCTACTATAAATCAAACTGACATAAATTTACCCTATATAACTGCAGATGCTTCTGGACCTAAACATCTTAATATAAAACTAACTAGATCAAAATTAGAATCATTAGTAGAAGATTTAGTAAAAAGATCTATAAAACCTTTAGAATTAGCTTTAAAAGATGCAAAATTATCAAAATCTAATATTAATGATATAATATTAGTAGGTGGTCAAACTAGAATGCCTATGGTACAAAAAGAAGTTGCAAAATTTTTTGGTAAAGATCCTAGAAAAGATATCAATCCAGACGAAGCTGTGGCTGTAGGTGCTGCTGTTCAGGGAGGTGTTTTATCAGGTGATGTTAAAGATGTTTTATTATTAGATGTAACTCCGTTGTCATTAGGAATAGAAACAATGGGTGGTATTATGACAACTTTAATAAATAAAAATACGACTGTTCCTACAAAACATAGTCAAATATTTTCTACAGCAGAAGACAATCAATCAGCAGTTACAATACATGTTTTACAAGGAGAAAGAAAAAGAGCTTTAAATAATAAATCATTAGGTCAATTTAATTTAGATGGAATACAACCAGCTCCTAGAGGAATGCCTCAAATAGAAGTTACATTTGATATAGATGCAGATGGAATTTTACATGTTTCAGCAAAAGATAAAAATACTAATAAAGAACAAAAAATAACTATTAAAGCATCATCAGGATTAAATGAAGAAGAAATAAAAAAAATGATTAATGATGCTGAAAAAAATTCTGAAAATGATAGAAAATTTGAAGAATTAATGAGAATTAGAAATCATGGAGATCAAATTTCTCATAGCACTAAAAAACAATTGTTAGAAAATTCAGAAAAAATAACTAAAGAAAATAAAGAAAAAATAGAAAAATCTTTACAAAGATTAGATTTATCACTAAAAGGAGAAAATAAAAAAGAAATAGAAGAAAATATAAAATTAGTAATGAATGTATCTTCTCAAATTATGCAATTTAATGAAAATAATAATAAAGATATAAAAAATAATGAAAAAAATTCAGAAAAAAAAGAAAAAAATGTAGTAGATGCTGAATTTGAAGAAGTAAAAAATTCTAAAAAATAA
- the ileS gene encoding isoleucine--tRNA ligase yields the protein MKNYKKTLNLPKTKFSMKANLINKEPEILKKWKKLNIQKIIEKNNINKEKFILQDGPPYANGNIHIGHALNKILKDIIIKSKCLSNFNALYTPSWDCHGLPIEQKIEEKIKKNKKKIDKKYFKKKCKKYVLKQISRQKKEFIRLGIFANWKNSYITMNLKSQKNVINKLKKIIKKKYIYSAYKPIHWCIKCKSSLAEAELKYKKKKCNTIFVLFKIKEKEKLKKIFKIKKNKKNIYAPIWTTTPWSLPSNQAISLNANIYYNIIETKKINIILAKKITKSILKEFKIKKYKILGKELGKKIEFIKCHHPFIKKNVPIILSNHVNLKVGTGLVHISPDNGPEDFEAGKKYDIKPLNLITKNGFYKKNIHKLLNKKFIFDSNKIIIKILKKKNKIIYKKNIFHKYPFCWRHNYPIIFISRPQWFININKKKFKKQVIKEIKKVKWKPEWGMKKMINMLKNRPDWCISRQRHWGVPITIFVEKNTNKMHYNTKKFIEKIEKNLFKLGNEYWENIEKKEFLFKKEKNYFKSKDVLDVWFDSGSIDVNSVYKNFKKKLKADLYIEGSDQYRGWFMSSIIISMITKKMSPYKNVIAHGFVVDKNGKKMSKSEGNIIKPSKIIKNFGADILRLWVSSTDYLKEIVISNNVINNVIDIYRKIRNTIKFMLSNLYDFKENLENIKYKKLILIDKWIIGRTKIIQKKIINFYEKYEFHKIINIITKFCNLELGSFYLDIIKDRLYTLPKKSLERKSCQTTLHKILNAMVIWIYPILPFTSYEIWEFIKKNNKTHIFTQNWFNKLKSFSKNEILNLSDWQNLILIKNKVNIEIEKSIRKKIIKNSLESYIKIYVNKNIKKKIEILKKEIKFMFIVSKVKIKDIKTKNKSKKEIKIYVKKYKGKKCERCWNFFKKNKKKELIYKNLCMRCIENITKIGEKRNFL from the coding sequence ATGAAAAATTATAAAAAAACATTAAATTTGCCTAAAACAAAATTTTCTATGAAAGCTAATTTAATAAATAAAGAACCAGAAATTTTAAAAAAATGGAAAAAGTTAAATATACAAAAAATAATAGAAAAAAATAATATAAATAAAGAAAAATTTATATTACAAGATGGACCTCCATACGCAAATGGAAATATACATATAGGACATGCATTAAATAAAATATTAAAAGACATAATAATAAAATCTAAATGTTTATCTAATTTCAATGCATTATATACTCCATCTTGGGATTGTCATGGATTACCTATAGAACAAAAAATTGAAGAAAAAATAAAAAAAAATAAAAAAAAAATAGATAAAAAATATTTTAAAAAAAAATGTAAAAAGTATGTTTTAAAACAGATATCAAGACAAAAAAAAGAATTTATTAGATTAGGAATATTCGCAAATTGGAAAAATTCATATATTACTATGAATCTAAAAAGCCAAAAAAATGTAATAAATAAATTAAAAAAAATAATTAAAAAAAAATATATATATTCTGCATATAAACCAATACATTGGTGTATAAAATGTAAATCTTCATTAGCTGAAGCAGAATTAAAATATAAAAAAAAAAAATGTAATACAATTTTTGTATTATTTAAAATAAAAGAAAAAGAAAAATTAAAAAAAATATTTAAAATAAAAAAAAATAAAAAAAATATTTATGCACCTATTTGGACAACAACTCCATGGAGTTTACCATCAAATCAAGCAATATCTTTAAATGCCAATATATATTATAATATTATAGAAACAAAAAAAATTAACATAATTTTAGCAAAAAAAATAACAAAATCAATTTTAAAAGAGTTTAAAATAAAAAAATATAAAATATTAGGAAAAGAACTAGGAAAAAAAATAGAATTTATAAAATGTCATCATCCATTTATAAAAAAAAATGTACCTATAATTTTGTCCAATCATGTAAATTTAAAAGTTGGAACTGGTTTAGTTCATATATCTCCTGACAATGGTCCAGAAGATTTTGAAGCTGGAAAAAAATATGATATAAAACCATTAAATTTAATAACAAAAAATGGTTTTTATAAAAAAAATATACATAAATTATTAAATAAAAAATTTATTTTTGATTCTAATAAAATTATTATAAAAATATTAAAAAAAAAAAATAAAATAATATATAAAAAAAATATTTTTCATAAATATCCATTTTGTTGGAGACATAATTATCCAATAATTTTTATATCTAGACCTCAATGGTTTATAAATATAAATAAAAAAAAATTTAAAAAACAAGTTATAAAAGAAATAAAAAAAGTAAAATGGAAACCAGAATGGGGAATGAAAAAAATGATAAATATGTTAAAAAACAGACCAGACTGGTGTATTTCTAGACAAAGACATTGGGGAGTGCCTATAACTATTTTTGTAGAAAAAAATACTAATAAAATGCATTATAATACAAAAAAATTTATTGAAAAAATTGAAAAAAACTTATTTAAATTAGGTAATGAATATTGGGAAAATATAGAAAAAAAAGAATTTTTGTTTAAAAAAGAAAAAAATTATTTTAAAAGTAAAGACGTATTAGATGTATGGTTTGATTCTGGATCTATAGATGTAAATTCTGTATATAAAAATTTTAAAAAAAAATTAAAAGCAGATTTATATATAGAAGGATCAGATCAATATAGAGGATGGTTTATGTCTTCTATTATAATTTCGATGATTACAAAAAAAATGTCACCATATAAAAATGTAATAGCTCATGGATTTGTAGTAGATAAAAATGGAAAAAAAATGTCAAAATCAGAAGGAAACATTATTAAACCAAGTAAAATAATAAAAAATTTTGGAGCTGATATTCTTAGACTTTGGGTTTCTTCTACTGATTATTTAAAAGAAATAGTAATATCAAATAATGTAATAAACAATGTTATAGATATATATAGAAAAATAAGAAATACTATAAAATTTATGTTATCTAATTTATATGATTTTAAAGAAAATTTAGAAAATATAAAATATAAAAAACTTATATTAATAGATAAATGGATAATAGGTAGAACTAAAATAATACAAAAAAAAATAATAAATTTTTATGAAAAATATGAATTTCATAAAATAATAAATATTATTACTAAATTTTGTAATTTAGAACTAGGATCATTTTATTTAGATATAATAAAAGATAGATTATATACTCTTCCAAAAAAAAGTTTAGAAAGAAAAAGTTGTCAAACAACTTTACATAAAATTTTAAATGCAATGGTAATATGGATTTATCCTATTTTACCTTTTACATCATATGAAATATGGGAATTTATTAAAAAAAATAATAAAACTCATATATTTACACAAAATTGGTTTAATAAATTAAAAAGTTTTTCAAAAAATGAAATTTTAAATTTATCAGATTGGCAAAATTTAATATTAATAAAAAATAAAGTTAACATTGAAATAGAAAAATCAATAAGAAAAAAAATTATAAAAAATTCTTTAGAATCATATATAAAAATATATGTTAACAAAAATATTAAAAAAAAAATTGAAATATTAAAAAAAGAAATAAAATTTATGTTCATAGTATCTAAAGTAAAAATAAAAGATATTAAAACAAAAAATAAATCAAAAAAAGAAATTAAAATATATGTTAAAAAATACAAAGGAAAAAAATGTGAAAGATGCTGGAATTTTTTTAAAAAAAATAAAAAAAAAGAACTAATATATAAAAATTTATGTATGAGATGTATAGAAAATATTACAAAAATAGGTGAAAAAAGAAATTTTTTATAA